Proteins encoded by one window of Superficieibacter sp. HKU1:
- a CDS encoding YbdD/YjiX family protein, with the protein MFGNLGQAKKYLGQAAKMLIGIPDYDNYVDHMKTNHPDKPYMTYNEFFRERQEARYGSGGSSCC; encoded by the coding sequence ATGTTTGGTAACTTAGGACAGGCAAAAAAATACCTCGGCCAGGCGGCAAAGATGCTGATTGGCATTCCGGACTATGACAACTATGTTGATCATATGAAAACCAACCATCCGGATAAACCTTACATGACCTACAACGAGTTCTTCCGCGAGCGCCAGGAAGCGCGCTACGGTAGCGGCGGAAGCAGTTGCTGTTAA